Part of the Xiphophorus couchianus chromosome 8, X_couchianus-1.0, whole genome shotgun sequence genome is shown below.
TGTGTatgtttgttgtggttttatgtCTAGTCTTGCCTCTGTCAGGCACTTTACGAAACAGTTGGTTGGATGAAGAGTGATTCAAATTTGATGGATATATGGGGTATGCTTATTATATCAATGcagtctgatttgttttttaacctgACCAAACAAATTTAGGTTGAGATGTGTCAATAGATCTTTGGTTTAAATTGTGCATATTATGTTATGATTAAGCTCAATTGAAAtaatttgcttgtttgttttaaggGTATACCACTTGATGACTTCAATAAATTATCTTTTGATATGATAATGATGAGCCCTCCTTGCCAGCCATTTACCAGgtatgatattttatttaatatttttggaaacaaagtcataaaaactcGAGAAGAAATAAGGGGCAGTAGATTTGAGGCACTTGTCCACCAGAGATCCTCTCAACTGTTGAGCCTCTGTCCGCTCCAGCCAGATTCATCTTCATTAGCAGATCCAGCGCAGTGCTGCGTTGCGTGACTCTTCTCCGTTTTCTGTACCTACTTCAGGGGTTGTACCAGCTGCACCGAGCCGTGTACTGCACAGAAGCAATTTGGTTGAcagctgaaatataaaaatgcaaaattgaaTTACAAGAAAAAGCTGGAGAAAGACCTTGCCTACAACAGACTGGGCCCAGTTTGGCATGGGCTGAAAACAATTGTTGGATCGGAGATCAAGTGCAACAGAAAGGTGGTTCTACCTGGTTTTTGCCAATTGGCAAATgagtttaatatattttatcttaGGTTTGattcttttgattttagtaatgagattttaaatctgacaaacaaacttctttggtgtggtcaTATCCCCTTTGATGTTACTTCTGTGGCTGAATCTTTTAAACGCTGTAAGGTTAGAAAAAGCCCAGGACCAGATAATATCAGTGGTCGACTGCTCTCCTCTTGTGCGAAACAGTTGgcttctattttttatttcatgttacaGATGTCACTTAACCAACAGAGGGAGCCAAGGTGCTGGAAGCAGTTCATAGTGATTCATGCGGCTAAGACGAGCCACCCAAAAGTCCTGAATGATTTTAAACCTGTTGCACTGACTTCCCTTGTCATGAAATCTCTGGAAAAATTGATTAAGAGATATCTTCTTACCAAGACTGAACATTTACTGGATAAGGATCCAGTAAAGTACAGTTTGCCTACAGGGCCGGTCAGGGAGTTAAGGATGTCACTGCCACTTtactaaattgtgtttttaaacatcttgAAGGTAACAAAAATCATGCTAAGTTGTCATTTGTTGACTTCTCATCAGCTTTTAACACAATCCAGCCCCATATTTTGATTGATAAACTTCTTAATAACTTTCATCTGGATTTTAATGTGGTGAGTTGgattcttgatttttttagcATCCAGAACGCAGAAAGTCAGAGTGAATGGATGCTGGTCCAGAGAGACGTCTCTGTCTACTGGGTCcactcagggctgcgtcctttCCCctcttctttacattttgtgcaCAGATGACTGTCGCAGCTGGCATGATAACaggttaatattaaaatttgcagATGACTCAGTGGTAGTTAGCCTTCTACATGATGATGAACATGTTCATGGCCCTGTGGTCGATGAATTTGTTGACTGGTGTGataaagcttttctttcagtAATGTACAGAAAACAAAGGACATGTGCATTGATTTTAGACAGAAACCCCATAACACAAATCTAATAGTAATTAAAGGTCAGACAGTGGAGACAGTAGAAAACTACAAATATCTTGGGACTATTTTGAATAATAAGTTAAAATTTACCTGCCATTcagaaaacctacaaaaaaagGGCCAgcaaagattatttttactgtcagtcctgcacattatattttatatttatattttatactccattttattttattctggagtaacctcacaacattggaacctcaaaatattgtcctgagccgtatgcaatgaaattttgttctgtatacaccctgtgcatgcaaaatgacaataaagtcagtctaagtctaaagtCTAAGTATATTTTGTCTAAGGAGGCTTGCAAAGTTTCAAGTTGATAAGTAATTGATGATCCTATTTTTTAGATCATATATTGAATCTGTGATGACTTTTTCCCTCCTCTGTTGGTTTGGAAATCTCAGTATTAGATCAAAAAATGCCCTTAACAGAGTAATACATAGTAGCAATAAGATCTTAGGAGTTGAACAATGCTCACTTACAgaactgtgtaaaaaaacaagTCATTAGGAAAACTAAAGCCATTATTGCTGATATTTCTCATCCTTTACATGCTGAGTTCCAGTTTCTGCCTTCTGGCATCAGGCTCAGACTCCCTTGTATAAAAGGTAACAGGAACAAGCACTCCTTTGTTCCTACAGCAACATCTCTTTTTAATGCAGGACAAGGTAGGGGGACTTGCACCTCATATAGTGTTTGTAGCAACTGTCAGTCAATAATGAAATACACTGCTGTATTCTTCCCCTGTATGTGTTGATTTGTATTTCAtgtcctttttgttgttttttttaaaatctttgatactttgttttttagtttttataattttgtcgtgttctgtgttttctgtgtgttaatttcgagttttctgtgtccttgagtctcttcgttgtcctgtcctccccttgattgttcccaggtgtgtctcgttctgtgattacccgctgtgtatttaactccacctgtgttccttgttcctcgtcgggtccttgtcaatgtctTGTCAGTGTCGAATGTGCGTTTAGTCCTTCGTCTTGTCCATTGaatttaccagttgctaccggcgttgagccctggcttctgctcagtcgtgctgcctggttgtGTGGACTTTGTTTGGgacattcattattaaaatcacTATTCATCCTGCCTAGGTCtacaagcgtctgcctcaccatcaCCAACACCGCACCGCAATTCATGACAAATTTGGgatacaaataaatctgaaatctgaCCACATGTGTTGGTTGGCCCTTGATTTATGTCACTGAAATCTCCAAACATTTCTCATAGCACAGCTGTGGAGTGACAGACATTCTGTCTGGTATCAGAGAGCTGCTCTCCTCAGTCTGGAGGAGTTTAATTATGGGTTTAATCAGGAGCAGCGGCAGGAATACATGCAGTAACTTTAGCAGAGGACTGACATTGAATTAGCAGAGCTGCTAGCAGCTCTTCTCTCTGAGGAATGAACAGCAATAAAGAGGAGAGAAATGGTGAAGCTGTGGTCAGCTTTCTGATGGAGCCGTACTTTTGCCCGCTCTGTGTGAAACGCTAAACTACATGATATTAGCCTGGTGtgatgtgcattttattttttgttttttaatattttttttaaatatgtttagtgTGAAATTGGTTTACACTTTTGACTTCATTTCCCAAAAGGTTACATATCTAAAAAATTAAAGTGGgagaatatatttatatgtacagAGAAATAATCAGCTTATCTGAATCATTATTTGTGTCAGCAGTAAATTTCTATAAGATAAAATGAATATCTGGGTTTGAGTCCATCAGAATCAGAACCTCAAGGTTCTCCGTGGGCGCAGAAAGAGTCTTTGGACCGTAATGGAGACGCTCACCCCTGGAGTAGAACTAACTCACACATCAAGTGGTTAGTGAGTCTTGCCAGTGGAGAAGTGCCTTTAATCTGATCCTTATTCTatgttacatttacatttccGTATCGCACTTATTTTTTACTGATGAAGATGAGAAGGACATTTTGTCAACTTAACTGGtattgtactttgttttgttcttttcaagGTTAGGACTTCAGGGTGACATTGCAGACCCCAGATGTAAGAGCTTCCTCTTCATCCTTGAACTCCTTCCAAGGTATGAGGATGTCAAATACACATGACTTAGTCATAAGTCAGCCTGAcggaattaaaaaataatttgaaaaagttgttagaatttttttacttaaagctacagtatgtgaAAGTATAGCAtgagataatctgtggaaaactTAAATTCCTCTGATTTGTGGTCTGCACTCCTCACACTCTGCCACTTGCTCTCTGCTGCGCCACAGATTTTTAGCAACAGTagagcctgccatgaatgcCCAGGCTACACAGATTAGCCACCAACTAAGACCTTTTTCCTGACTCTGAttgtttgtttctgactgggaacagtgcatttctgcagatggcaataGTAGCATTTTGACAAGGTGGAGGAGAGTatttctttcacagattatttgtatcataccatactgtcacaacatagtgacagttttaacaaatatgtaaagaatgtttttattaaatcaaaggTACATAAAACTGCTTTAAAGGCTGCATTCTGAACTTAAAGCTAATATCTCTATATCTAAACATTAGTAGGGCtacaaatatttgaatattaaaaagttcaatatgTCCTatcactcatttcagaaagtgaaacttgtaTGATGTTAATCGGATTCATTACACATAGAGGGATTTGAGGGACCTGATTTTCTTGTCCATTCGGTACCTGCCCACACTGCCAAAGGAGCCAAAAGCCGGTCCAAAAACCATGGTGTTCCTGTGTTTGATTGGCAATCAAACTGacctgacctttaaccccatAGATAATATATGGAGTATTCttaagaggaagatgagacacCAGACCCAACAAAATGCCTCATTCATGCAAAAGAAGCTTCAACCAAGTATTGCATGAACTGAAATTAGTGTACCTTTTAGATGCCTCACATTTCTGTtgaaaatattcctttttattaatttcttttcaacaaaattttgttttgtcatttgtttctaAACCATACCTATAAAAATTATAAGCAATGAAGTCTAGACAATGTTTCAtcgagagagagacagagataATGTGTACATTATAAAAACACTGTTCCCACATGACTATCCAGAAAGTTGCAAGCAGGACTTGTCCAATTAGTGGAATTCTTTCAATTTCCTTTTGCCAATATGATTTCAGGCTTTGCAAGATGCCAACATATATCCTGCTGGAGAATGTCAAAGGTTTTGAAAGCTCCTCAGCCAGGTAATGATGAagaatatccatccatcccttcctctttccttccttctctcaCTTAtattctctttctctccctctctcttgaTTCGAACTTCACTTTTTACAGTGGTGATTCActtgttttgcactttaacacattctttttttcactGGTGTTTCAATAGTGTCTTTTTTTGTGAGATTATGAGTAGttttaaaatctaatctttAAACCTTAATGGCGCAAGGGATGTGAAAAAAGGGCTGTGtactttgaacttttaaaatctaaatgcgTTGATTTAACTTTTGCTCAAGAAACTCAGAGCAGTGTTGATAATGAGGTTGATTGGAAGAAAGAATGGGATGGAAATCTTGTTCTCAGTCATAAAACTTTGCTAAGTGCAGGAGCAGCTATTCTTTTCTCAAgacattttcttccagtttctgTTGAAACTGAAGATGTCGCATCTGGAAGACTGTTAAAGGCTATTgttataaaattacttttaatattatgagaatatgAAAGTAATTTTTACTGAATGTATTTGCTGCTGTGAATTCAAGTGAACGTGTCTTTAGTAAATACACTAATAAATTGTGTGTCAACAGATTACTTAATTTTAGGAGGTGGTTTTAATTGTACGATGATTTAGATAGGAATCATTTGGAGCCACATATTATTGAAAATTATGATTTAGCTGATGTGTGgcgttttaaaaatggaaagataAGGCAAAATTCCTGGGATCATTGTAAACTGTATAAGCCACCATTGACTAAAAATGCTGGTGATTTACAGTGGAGAATTTTGCACAGTATTGTTGCAGTTAATGCTTTTGTTTCCGTTATTAATCCTGTTGTTTTAGGTAAATGTCTCTTTTGttcattaagaaaaacaatttttcattattttgtacaATGTTTCAGAATAatggatttatttacattactAAGAGATATTTATAAATCATTTGGAGAAAGTTTCACAGAACagtcttatttttgtttttttatgacaaaagaaagaagacaatTGGActgttgttgaattttttttcttgcaattaagaaaaacattcagcagcTTGTAGCTCCTTTTGTGCTCCCACAAAGTTTGTCCCACAGTCTGTTCTGATGCTCATCagtagaaaatttaaaatgaataatgaacAGAATACGGATTGTGTAAAGCTCTTTAGGAGTATGGTTACAGCAAGAGTGATGCtagaatataaatattatttaaaaatggatgaactaaatatttttcagaatatttggGATTATGAaggtgttttatttactttatataaTTTTGAACTTTCATTTATGAAtgtgttaattttaatttgttgaaagTCCTTATCACTTCTGAGTGAatgaattagtttttaaaagtcaaaaaaatctttctatctctctctttctgcctttGTCTCTCTCGccctttctttctgtctctccctcctctctctgtAGCTCTCACTCTcccctctctctttccttctctctctctccctttcttcaCCATGACAGACTGGTACAGTGCCTGCTTCACTGCAGATGCTGCACCAATCCAGCCATCAGTCTCCTGTTCCATGTTTCCCTCATTTGTAAACAAGACTCTGAGATACTTAAGCTGTCCACTGGTGACAAGGGGACAGCTTAAGTAGTGAGTGGAGGAAGATGTCCACTTGGAGCAGGACATCTTCCCAGACCCAGGAGAAGGCATTCCAGCTTTTTCTGGCTTAAGACCATGTGGCCTCGTAATTGGAGGCGCTGATCCTCATCCTGGTTACTTCACACTTTGCTGCAAACCGCTCCACCGAAAGCTGTAGATCACGACCCTGATAACTTCAGTGGGACCACCTCATCTTCAAAGAGTAGAGGCACGATCCTAACGGATCCCCTTAACACCATGGCTGCGCACAGAAATTCTGTCTGTGAAaatgatgaacagaatcggtgacaaagggcaatAATTATATCATAAAACCAGAGTATGTTTATGTAGAATCTGTGAATATCTTCTTAAACCTTAAGACTTGACCTTTGCAAGGACTGAGCCACTACATGAGAGATgagttcttctttttatttctgttgcagTGAGCAATGAAACAAAAGTCAATTCTTAAACACCGTGTGTGCATTGAATGTGTGTTAACtctgtgcttctgttttttAGGGACTATTTGATAAAAACCCTGAGTGACTGTGGCTACACTTACCAGGAATCCATGATCTCCCCGACAAGTGTAAGAACTACAGAAGactattttatgtaaaaatgacaatatcATAATCAAGTATTCACAAGAAGAAGATGAGACACCAGACCCAACAAAATGCCTCATTCATGCAAAAGAAGCTTCAACCAAGTATTGTGTGAACTGAAATTAGTGTACCTTTTTAGATGCCTCACATTTCTGTTGAAAATATCCCTTTCTATTAATTTCTATTGGAGTATTCAAATTTTATGAGACCAGTCccaacaaaattttgtttttttcatttgtttctaaaCCATACCTATCTTTGGTATGTCTTGAAATCTTTCAAGACGTCTAACCAATACATCTGAATTTTAGGGCAGGACCAAACACAATGAATACGTGTACCCAGCACTGGCTTGCATTCAAAACAGTTGAGAGAAGTTTGAGGGTTCGTTTTCTGTCTCCTCCTAGGAGGAATTTACAGTCTGTGAATGAGTTTGAGCTGTAAAAGCCTGGCTTGATTACAAATAGATGTTTGTTTGCATGATTCCAAATGACATCCCACTTCTCCTCAAACACACCCAATTTAGTTGGCCATGTTTGTGCAACACCTGGAGCTGTCAGTGTAACACAGGTCTGcacattatccatccatccatccatccattttctgttcacccttgtccctaatggggtcgggagggttgctggtgcccatctccagctacgttccgggcgagaggcggggtacaccctggacaggtcgccagtctgtcgcagggctctGCACATTATAAAAGCAGCTAATCATCTTCTTACCTGGACACTTAAACAGTAACTTCTCTTTTGGAGATAAGGTGGCATCAGAagcaaatgtagttttttttaagatataaaatCTTGACCTTAGAGGTATTTAAAATAGTGGCTACTGTGGAGGCCTTATTTAATCCGGATCAACTCAAATGAACAGAAGGAGGATCGCACAAATAAGTAGTTCATCGTGACATGTCCAAATATTATAACTGTTATGGCTACTCTTGCATCCTAATAAGgtccaaaaatcaaaaatatcagAGTAGATTTTTAGGAAGCGGTTTTCGactcattcaaaataaaaagcactcgCAGAGAGTTTTCTGCACTTGCTAAGCCGGCGGTCGGGGCCGAGGcggtccaccgtgtttttgtattaaaagatgttaagtagacaggaaaagtaaaaatattactgggtataTGTTATGGGAAAACATCGCCAGTGAAACGATATTTAAACCTACAACGAGTCTtacaaacaacaaatcaaaaaatacaattaaaatgaatatcaattatttgcacttctgtttaatccaaattaagtcagcggCTCCATAAGGcccccagggcttcaggggccataaatgctaatattttaacacaataaatgtaacatttatttattgagatgatcgatgctgctaaatttgatttaatggtttcagcataagttaaaagattttaaattgtttaacatttatatgtaaGCTGgtaagtttattttgtaaaagttcaaagaacaatattcatagttaaatagttttgttaccatagcaacaatccgatgctgtgagtttaatctttgagtctttgcccacaaatacaaattagtaaactgcaattataactGATTGCTTTTTATGTTGGCCAGTTAatctactctctctctcccagaaTAAATcgaacacagaagctgttagaggtgctgaggTTTTTAGGAACAAAAGGGGCCCGTAAATCAgattctgctcaaggcctcatGCAGCCTTGGACCGGATTTGCATGAGTTAAACCCGCTGCACTGCACAGCAaacgggagatttaatttaattcttttaatGTGACTTTAGTAGGTCTACCATTTCATGTCTATTGAGTTTTTAACAAGGGAacacagaaactatttttattggTCCAGTTTCTCAGATCTCCGCGCAGCTGTGCACATTAGCtaagtggacaaagcatttCATATGGTTTGATGCTTCGTAACCGGAAAAAtaacactaaaaataataataaaataatataaaaccagcgtgATGCGTGACAACGATATGAGCTCGAAAGCTCCTCACcgggctgaacctgcatgatgaggttagcgctgGTTCGTTAACCACAGGGTCACAgggggttgatgtaaatatccatacaggtcagcctgtctccagtttgagtgaaaggaggcgcgTTGAGGTAAACTTTAgacatccagctgctgcagtgCGAGGCAATGCGCAGAGGCGCCAGCGGTGTGATTGGTCCGGcttaaaatgcataaactataaacctatcttctataaacatatcttttaggaataaatctgctcaGCCAGTGAACcgctcagagcaacagagacgcTTGCAATCCGgcttagaaaaaagaaaaaatagtgttttttatttattattattttcctaaaaacataaacaagaaaggcTTAGCCTGGAGGTGGGGCTTGCAAAGCATGGCGGCCACCGGGCCTATAATatactgggggaaaccctgttctggtttcaaaaagtgttttctttacttataaaaataacagaaatattctcCGAGTTGACTTCATACAAAAAATTTCAgtataaatgttgattttgtggttgaaaaactgtttcactCCTCACTCTATCAAACAATCAGatcaactacagcagctgcttctgcttgttaatcacagcaggaggctgACTGACAAGGAGGAGCGTCTAAGCAAAGTGAATAAATAACAATAGATCTACCATTCGCATAATCTTGGATCTGTAACATTAAtaattcagcaaaaaataatctaattctTAATAGGTTCCAATAATAGCCTGTATTTGTCATACCTAGCTCATATTGTACAGGGGAGAGCAGAGGAGTCAGTGAGGATCTACCCTCTAGCTTTCACACTGCAGACCAAGTTTTAACAGTATTAACAACAATTGTATTGTTATGGGAAGACTGCACCATCTCTGTAAATCTGTCTTTATTGCATCTGATAAGGATGTATAATTAGCCTATAACATTTGATGAAATATAGGTCTTGACATTTCACGTTAAGAAAAGCTGGCATccaattttcaaaaatttcaaagcatttttgccTTACTGCGTCTTCTGGGATATTGAATATACACGCATTCTTCTATCGCCCCCTGTTTTCCAAGTTGTCACTGTGGTCTGCGAGGGTCTTGACTTTCTCTTCCAGGGCTTGTACTTTAGCAGTGAGGGGCTTTTCAGCCTCTTCTAGCTGTAGCACCCTGCTTTCAGCTTCGTAAGCCCTCTTAAGCTCGGTTGTATGCAATGCGACCGTCTTCGCCAGGGGTTCCAGCTTCTCACTGATTTTCGACATAGCCCTGTCATTACCTCGAGTGCTTCAGCAAGCTCTGGTTCCAGCTCGAGCTCAGACAGGCTACTGCTGTTCTCGTCGTTTTGTTCACTGTGTTGAGTGAAGCCTGTTACTGAAGCACTGACCTGTTGGTCCAACTCGATGATTTTGCATTTAGAGTTGGACATTGTTTCATGTTGTCTAGTCCAGAAGTGCTCTAAAGTCATAATGTGGTGTCAGCATTTGCTAAAATGAGAAAGATTCCtgagaaaatgttgcaaaatggTGGTCAAGAAGTCTATAGTCCATGAACAGAGTGAACTGAATAGTCTGAAAGTCTCACTCTTCCAGTTGGTCATGGCAGATGTGCTCTtgtactgagccaggttctggttctattggaggtttcttcctgttaaaggggagtttttcctctccactgtcactacacACTACATGCATGTTCAGTATAAGGGgttgctgtaaagtcaatggCACAATGCCATTGATAGTCACTACCTGCTCATGCAGGAGAAGCGAATGCTGGAAGTCGATGACTCGATGCAATCTGCTGAGTTTCTTTAGATAGAAACTTCTTAAgacatttgaataattaattgagcATACTGTACTGCTTGATGAGTTGGATCAGTTTGAATTGATGCAAGTTATCAAGTTATGTTTGtataattgaattaaaattatttttttataaagtgacCTGAGATGACACTTGTGAATCGATCCaatataaatgaactgaattgaactgaatgtgtttaaatgtgttttgctgtTGATGGATCTGATTACTACCAACTTTGTTGACGGAATGACCTACAACAAAGTCATTCTGACAAAtctttgttattattgttgtatTCCTTTTGTAGGTGGGGGTTCCAAATTCACGACTGCGTTATTTCCTGGTTGCTAAAATGTCTGCAGAAAATTCGAGCATCCAGACAAGTGCCAAGGTAATAtttgttggtgttttaaaacagataaaGGGTTGTAATGTCAGCTTTAGTGTGAATTGACTGGTCTCTAACCTAAGGTAGAGGCTAGATGGTGATTTATATTCATTAACATTGGCCAAAATCTTCAACTCAAAAGTACTTGTGGGccgaaaacataaaaaattttaatctaaagtcacaaaaggttttattgaGAATTTTTCTTCCTACTTAACAATAACACTTTAGTTTTAAACTAAGTGTAAACTATTTATGAAATAGATTTGCATAGAGCAGTTTGGCCATGCCCGCTTTTGATTCCattgaaatctgaaaatttctCATGGCGAACAATTTACGCTGAATATGTTAAGCCCTCCCAAAAACCACTTAAAGTAGTGGCATACCaagaaaaaacattgcatttaaTGTTGCAGGCAGCATTGGCAGCTCGTAGCTCAGTGCCGTTCCAGCCTTGCACAGATGATGGAAGCTCCGGCACACTCCTGCTGTTGTTGCTCTCATGCTATTCATGTACTTGTTCACTGGGCGccacatttgtcacattttaaaattggcCTTCAGTCCAGTTCAATATGAGTCAAAGGCATTatattcacttcctgtttggtggCGAATGATTGGCAAGGACTTCCTCTAGGCTTTTAAATATGTCATGTGTGATTATCAAGTATTAGTGGATACGGTTTCAATTTTCTATATCATACACAGGGAGAAGCTGGAGGAGTCACCCAATGGTCCTCAGTTTCTTCTCCAAGTGAGATGATGTCATCAAACTACCACTCCAATGTGTGTAACAATGCTCCCTATTGATGCACAATAAAGCTGGTGCAGATTGGATGATGTATCAGGGAGTATAGCTGTTGGAATAATCTAGAGAGCGCATTGGAGACAAATTCCAAAATTGGCTTACTGGCCTGTTTAGAGATCAACAAAAGTCACTTATATCGAGTACAATGTAAATTGGACGATGCATATGTGATTTAGAGCCAGTTGTATACAAACGGGGCTAAAACCACTTAAAGAGGGCTATGTGATGCAGCCGGaagcgtgtgtgtgtaagtTATTTTAGCCTCATATTTTATGACGACTGGTCAGATTTTGATGCAGTCATGAgcttttgataacttttgatCTTCAAAAGTGAAgatcaaaatataataaattaattattatataaCACAGAATTATAACTCACAAATTTAGAGACTGCTATGGGTACTCAAGAGTCTGTTGCTTTTAATCCCAGGAAGCCTAAATCTGCAGCTAAATGTTCTATGGTTTTGTGGTATTACACCAAGTGGGAACAACAGCAACTTGGCTAACAAATCCTGCCTCTCTGTCTGACAATCCAGTGAATGAGTCTGGCTTTGGGACTTGCAAGGAGAGCAGCACCTGCCTGACTGCACTGTATTGAGTGAATTTTGGTGGAAGGAGGGTTCAGCCTTTCACAAAATTGAAAGAAACTCTTTAATATTTCACCATACCAACacatttttggacaatttcatGTTCCCAATTTTGGAAACATATTTCAGCTATTACTTAGAATTTGGTTTGATGGTTATTTGTGTTGACTGTAGTGATGTCATGTTTCACAGTAATTAAACGTTTTGTTTGGTAAGGTGTAATATTTTCTTCGTAAAAGCCatctgttttgtaattttatggATTCATACATGgaatatttgacaaaatttcTCATTCCAGGGTTGTTCCTTTTCTCATGTGACGGACAGTGAGTTTCCTGAACGGTCCTCTGTCTTGAGATCTAAATGTCAGAATACTGACCAGCCATCAGAAGACAACCCCAATGTTCATGTCCTGTATAAACGCGAGACTCAAATGGATTCTCAAAAGAAGACTAATCAGAACAAAAACCTATCTGTTCAACAAATACAAGGCTACTTGGAACCTCAGATGAATATAGACATGGAACTTTATCTCCTTAAACCTAAAACCTTGTTGCGGTATGGCTCAATTTTGGATATTGTTCAGCCCCACAGCCGGAGGTCTGTCTGCTTCACTAAAGGGTAAGTTTAATAACTGTTTAAACATAGTTTGatacatttcaata
Proteins encoded:
- the trdmt1 gene encoding tRNA (cytosine(38)-C(5))-methyltransferase isoform X1, with protein sequence MESLRVLELYSGIGGMHYALKESGISAQVVAAVDINTTANKIYRHNFPDTPLWNKTIEGIPLDDFNKLSFDMIMMSPPCQPFTRLGLQGDIADPRCKSFLFILELLPRLCKMPTYILLENVKGFESSSARDYLIKTLSDCGYTYQESMISPTSVGVPNSRLRYFLVAKMSAENSSIQTSAKGEAGGVTQWSSVSSPSEMMSSNYHSNGCSFSHVTDSEFPERSSVLRSKCQNTDQPSEDNPNVHVLYKRETQMDSQKKTNQNKNLSVQQIQGYLEPQMNIDMELYLLKPKTLLRYGSILDIVQPHSRRSVCFTKGYGRYVEGTGSVLQCCMENEISSVFTNLDQLTEEEKLQKMLKLNLRYFTPREVANVMGFPQSFTFPEDISIIQQYRVLGNSLNVLVVARLLQLMTSEHFGHSEGEEQFSVLENEYPCS
- the trdmt1 gene encoding tRNA (cytosine(38)-C(5))-methyltransferase isoform X2, which translates into the protein MESLRVLELYSGIGGMHYALKESGISAQVVAAVDINTTANKIYRHNFPDTPLWNKTIEGIPLDDFNKLSFDMIMMSPPCQPFTRLGLQGDIADPRCKSFLFILELLPRLCKMPTYILLENVKGFESSSARDYLIKTLSDCGYTYQESMISPTSVGVPNSRLRYFLVAKMSAENSSIQTSAKGCSFSHVTDSEFPERSSVLRSKCQNTDQPSEDNPNVHVLYKRETQMDSQKKTNQNKNLSVQQIQGYLEPQMNIDMELYLLKPKTLLRYGSILDIVQPHSRRSVCFTKGYGRYVEGTGSVLQCCMENEISSVFTNLDQLTEEEKLQKMLKLNLRYFTPREVANVMGFPQSFTFPEDISIIQQYRVLGNSLNVLVVARLLQLMTSEHFGHSEGEEQFSVLENEYPCS
- the trdmt1 gene encoding tRNA (cytosine(38)-C(5))-methyltransferase isoform X4, translated to MESLRVLELYSGIGGMHYALKESGISAQVVAAVDINTTANKIYRHNFPDTPLWNKTIEGIPLDDFNKLSFDMIMMSPPCQPFTRLGLQGDIADPRCKSFLFILELLPRLCKMPTYILLENVKGFESSSARDYLIKTLSDCGYTYQESMISPTSVGVPNSRLRYFLVAKMSAENSSIQTSAKGEAGGVTQWSSVSSPRLFLFSCDGQ
- the trdmt1 gene encoding tRNA (cytosine(38)-C(5))-methyltransferase isoform X3, producing MIMMSPPCQPFTRLGLQGDIADPRCKSFLFILELLPRLCKMPTYILLENVKGFESSSARDYLIKTLSDCGYTYQESMISPTSVGVPNSRLRYFLVAKMSAENSSIQTSAKGEAGGVTQWSSVSSPSEMMSSNYHSNGCSFSHVTDSEFPERSSVLRSKCQNTDQPSEDNPNVHVLYKRETQMDSQKKTNQNKNLSVQQIQGYLEPQMNIDMELYLLKPKTLLRYGSILDIVQPHSRRSVCFTKGYGRYVEGTGSVLQCCMENEISSVFTNLDQLTEEEKLQKMLKLNLRYFTPREVANVMGFPQSFTFPEDISIIQQYRVLGNSLNVLVVARLLQLMTSEHFGHSEGEEQFSVLENEYPCS